A portion of the Streptomyces coeruleoprunus genome contains these proteins:
- a CDS encoding organic hydroperoxide resistance protein, whose translation MDALYTAVATANGREGRAVSSDGQIDLPLGFPKSLGGNGQGTNPEQLFAAGYAACFASAMGAIGRQEKIDVKDASVTAEVSIGKDAADGGFGLSVVMRVELPEHLQGEAGRDLLEKTHAYCPYSKATRGNIAVELVIE comes from the coding sequence ATGGACGCCCTGTACACCGCTGTCGCCACCGCCAACGGCCGCGAAGGCCGCGCCGTCAGCTCCGACGGCCAGATCGACCTGCCGCTCGGCTTCCCGAAGTCCCTCGGCGGCAACGGCCAGGGCACCAACCCGGAGCAGCTGTTCGCCGCCGGCTACGCGGCGTGCTTCGCCAGCGCCATGGGCGCGATAGGCCGCCAGGAGAAGATCGACGTCAAGGACGCCTCGGTCACGGCCGAGGTCAGCATCGGCAAGGATGCGGCCGACGGCGGCTTCGGCCTCTCGGTCGTGATGCGCGTCGAGCTGCCGGAGCACCTCCAGGGCGAGGCGGGCCGCGACCTGCTGGAGAAGACCCACGCGTACTGCCCGTACTCGAAGGCCACGCGCGGCAACATCGCCGTCGAGCTGGTCATCGAGTGA
- the sigJ gene encoding RNA polymerase sigma factor SigJ, producing the protein MTDHAKSRHDESDAGLDAIISERRRLIGLAYRLLGSLAEAEDAVQETYTRWYTMSPQQQDAIESPGAWLTTVATRVCLDLLGSARVRRERYVGEWIPEPLPGRTDLINGRPSTAAADSGDPADRVTLDESVSMAFLVVLESMTPAQRVALILHDVFGYPFAEIAGITGRTPAACRELASSARRRVRASLPPEAPAAHQARLVRDFKQAWDAQDISTLVSLLAPGATLTADGGGVVAAALHPIEGGEGIARYLTDLAVRASGSLTVLERPVNGRAGLVIEHAGVTVAVYAFDVADDRITHIWAVRNPDKLRPWTAG; encoded by the coding sequence ATGACCGATCACGCGAAGTCACGGCACGACGAGTCCGACGCGGGTTTGGACGCGATCATCAGCGAGCGGCGGCGGCTGATCGGTCTCGCCTACCGGCTCCTCGGCTCGCTGGCCGAGGCCGAGGACGCGGTCCAGGAGACCTACACCCGCTGGTACACCATGTCCCCACAGCAGCAGGACGCCATCGAGTCCCCCGGCGCCTGGCTGACGACCGTCGCCACCCGCGTGTGCCTGGACCTCCTCGGCTCGGCGCGGGTACGGCGCGAGCGTTACGTGGGCGAATGGATCCCCGAGCCGCTGCCCGGGCGGACCGACTTGATCAACGGGCGCCCCAGCACCGCCGCGGCCGACTCCGGGGACCCGGCCGACCGGGTCACACTCGACGAATCGGTGAGCATGGCGTTCCTCGTCGTCCTCGAATCCATGACCCCGGCCCAGCGCGTCGCGCTCATCCTGCACGACGTCTTCGGCTACCCGTTCGCCGAGATCGCCGGGATCACCGGCCGCACCCCGGCGGCATGCCGCGAACTGGCCTCCTCCGCCCGGCGCCGCGTCCGGGCCTCCCTGCCCCCCGAGGCCCCGGCAGCCCACCAGGCGCGTCTCGTCAGGGACTTCAAGCAGGCGTGGGACGCGCAGGACATCAGCACCCTCGTCAGCCTCCTCGCCCCCGGCGCGACGTTGACGGCCGACGGCGGCGGCGTGGTCGCCGCCGCGCTCCACCCGATCGAGGGCGGCGAAGGGATCGCACGCTACCTCACCGATCTCGCCGTCCGGGCGTCCGGCAGCCTGACGGTCCTGGAGCGCCCGGTCAACGGCCGGGCGGGTCTGGTGATCGAGCACGCGGGCGTCACCGTCGCGGTGTACGCGTTCGACGTCGCGGACGACCGGATCACGCACATCTGGGCGGTGCGCAACCCCGACAAACTCCGCCCATGGACGGCAGGCTGA
- a CDS encoding TetR/AcrR family transcriptional regulator C-terminal domain-containing protein: MEKKRTEARSTPARSRDRGRATRRRLIEATARLCKEQPGAEVSVAEIANAAGVFPNQVTYHFGSKDSLLVHAAFLGLLHDARRIERIGRQAPDAATFRRNIARAVLAMPSLPSVTRALAAGISKPELGPVVDQHLRLLFRQSERFVSQLVDSRGWRTRRPLNVEARTFWSTALGAVLLVRAGAHGTVADLDLAGSLTIHDEPDPD, encoded by the coding sequence GTGGAGAAGAAGCGAACCGAAGCTCGATCAACGCCGGCTCGGTCGCGTGACCGCGGTCGCGCGACGAGGCGCCGTCTGATCGAGGCAACCGCACGGCTCTGCAAGGAACAGCCCGGCGCCGAGGTGAGCGTCGCGGAGATCGCGAACGCGGCAGGGGTCTTCCCCAATCAGGTCACCTACCACTTCGGCTCCAAGGACTCGCTCCTCGTGCACGCCGCCTTTCTCGGCCTGCTGCACGACGCCCGGCGGATTGAGCGCATCGGTCGCCAAGCCCCCGACGCCGCGACATTTCGGCGCAACATCGCCCGCGCCGTACTGGCCATGCCCTCGCTCCCGTCGGTCACGCGAGCACTCGCCGCCGGGATCTCCAAGCCCGAACTCGGCCCCGTGGTCGACCAGCACCTCCGGTTGCTGTTCCGGCAATCCGAGCGCTTCGTGAGCCAGCTCGTCGACAGTCGCGGCTGGAGGACCCGTCGACCGCTCAACGTGGAAGCCAGGACGTTCTGGAGTACCGCGCTCGGTGCAGTGCTGCTCGTCCGCGCCGGGGCACATGGCACCGTCGCCGACCTCGACCTCGCGGGATCCTTGACCATCCACGACGAACCCGATCCCGATTGA
- a CDS encoding MarR family transcriptional regulator, with product MDTTGTVRDEDFLRLDHQICFSLHAASRAFNGVYRVVLKELGLTYPQYLVMLVLWEHGELPVKRIGAYLRLDSGTLSPLLKRLEAAGYVERRRSPQDERSVTVRATGAGAALRERALGVPRRITEVTGLGLDEIRDLRARLDALTSALDALDLDALEDAEAVEATT from the coding sequence ATGGACACGACCGGCACCGTGCGGGACGAGGACTTCCTCCGTCTCGACCACCAGATCTGCTTCTCGCTGCACGCCGCGAGCCGTGCCTTCAACGGCGTCTACCGCGTCGTGCTCAAGGAGCTGGGGCTGACCTATCCCCAGTACCTGGTGATGCTGGTGCTGTGGGAGCACGGCGAGCTGCCCGTCAAACGGATCGGCGCGTACCTGCGCCTCGACTCCGGCACGCTGTCGCCGCTGCTCAAGCGGCTGGAGGCGGCCGGGTACGTGGAGCGGCGGCGCAGCCCGCAGGACGAGCGGTCGGTCACCGTGCGCGCCACCGGCGCGGGCGCCGCCCTGCGGGAGCGCGCACTCGGCGTGCCGCGGCGCATCACCGAGGTCACGGGACTGGGCCTGGACGAGATCCGCGACCTGCGCGCCAGGCTCGACGCCCTGACCAGCGCGCTGGACGCGCTCGACCTCGACGCACTGGAGGACGCCGAGGCCGTGGAGGCCACGACGTAG
- a CDS encoding ABC transporter permease — MLRTALRNVLAHRTRLITTVLAVCLGVAFITGSLVFADSTAAAYRAAMSRDYEDIAVSVTPTYRPGISGTEQYGALDDALVRKLSTVPGVASVRPAADGSVTLSAKDGTPMRADSMMGKFGAAYIPGADGKDSRYPLTAGRAPRDSGEVALDRGTAADAGYVLGDTVTLAKEGPVLKKRLVGLVSTDDSRVNAGGTLAVFDKATAQKLLAAPGHYNQIDLAATPGTSQFELADRVTAVLPAGRAEATTGRAQADQQSVLIDTKTHGYARLPLLFAAVSLFIGTFLIINTFTMLVARRSREIALLRAIGATRRQVVRSVLAEAALVGLAASVLGFLTGLGVATVLPGVLDTSGDLLPSGPLVVAPTTILAAVAVGVGVTVLAAWLPSRRAARIAPIEAMRTAEQPPSAAVSRVRGIVGLVMVIVGTGLLFSLSDATSATDDNLRTALFGAGVLMVGLTVSAPLLAGPVIRLLGRLTARFGVVGELARENTLRDPRRTAATAVALMVSTALVSGLAVIEQSTRQALDAQAAAGLSADYVISTRDTTTAIDAAAIRRVADVPGVRTASAVADSTISAGPYVKTISGADPRTVDDVMKLHFLSGSAESLGPGRIAVSHSFAREHHVTTGERIEARIGPGTGDRDRPYTVVGVYEDNPTAQDVLGYRTEVQEHSHLRDSVQRILVRTTDGAVSKELEKHLRAAVNDSPLLRVHHRDQLVQAQAGAAGELMTMVFGLLGIGVLISALGMINTLAMSVSERTREIGVLRAIGMDRSGIRRMIRLEAVCVAAFGTLLGLAGGLFGAWKISGLANGAIPQYSFSLPWPTLALVVLLSLAVGVVAAALPARRAAALTPLRAVTHA; from the coding sequence ATGCTGCGAACAGCCCTGCGCAACGTCCTCGCGCACAGAACCCGACTGATCACGACCGTGCTCGCGGTCTGCCTCGGCGTCGCGTTCATCACCGGCTCCCTGGTCTTCGCCGACTCCACCGCCGCCGCCTACCGCGCCGCCATGTCCCGCGACTATGAGGACATCGCCGTCAGCGTGACTCCGACATACCGTCCGGGCATCTCCGGCACGGAGCAGTACGGCGCCTTGGACGACGCCCTGGTACGCAAGCTGTCCACCGTTCCAGGCGTCGCCTCTGTCCGCCCGGCGGCCGACGGTTCGGTCACCCTGTCCGCCAAGGACGGCACACCGATGCGGGCCGACAGCATGATGGGAAAGTTCGGTGCCGCCTACATCCCCGGTGCGGACGGCAAGGACAGCCGCTACCCGCTGACGGCCGGCCGCGCCCCCCGCGACAGCGGTGAGGTCGCACTGGACAGGGGCACCGCGGCCGACGCCGGCTACGTACTGGGCGACACCGTCACCCTCGCCAAGGAGGGACCGGTCCTCAAGAAGCGCCTGGTGGGTCTGGTGTCCACCGACGACAGCCGAGTGAACGCCGGCGGCACGCTGGCCGTGTTCGACAAGGCCACCGCCCAGAAGCTGCTCGCCGCCCCGGGGCACTACAACCAGATCGACCTGGCCGCCACGCCGGGCACCAGCCAGTTCGAACTCGCCGACCGGGTGACCGCCGTCCTGCCGGCCGGCCGCGCCGAGGCCACCACCGGCCGCGCCCAGGCCGACCAGCAGTCCGTCCTCATCGACACCAAGACGCACGGCTACGCGCGGCTGCCCCTGCTCTTCGCCGCTGTCTCGCTGTTCATCGGCACGTTCCTCATCATCAACACCTTCACCATGCTCGTGGCACGCCGCAGCCGCGAGATCGCCCTGCTGCGGGCGATCGGCGCCACCCGCCGCCAGGTGGTCCGCTCGGTCCTCGCCGAGGCGGCCCTGGTCGGACTCGCCGCGTCCGTTCTGGGCTTCCTGACGGGCCTGGGCGTGGCCACGGTGCTGCCGGGCGTGCTGGACACCTCCGGTGACCTGCTGCCCAGCGGGCCGCTGGTGGTCGCCCCGACCACGATCCTTGCCGCGGTCGCCGTGGGGGTCGGCGTCACCGTGCTCGCCGCCTGGCTGCCCTCGCGCCGCGCGGCGCGGATCGCCCCGATCGAGGCGATGCGCACGGCCGAGCAGCCACCGTCCGCCGCGGTTTCCCGCGTCCGCGGCATCGTCGGCCTGGTCATGGTCATCGTCGGTACTGGCCTGTTGTTCTCGCTGAGCGACGCGACCAGCGCCACCGACGACAACCTCCGGACCGCGCTGTTCGGGGCCGGTGTCCTCATGGTCGGGCTGACCGTGTCGGCCCCGCTGCTCGCCGGCCCGGTGATCCGCCTCCTCGGCCGGCTCACCGCCCGCTTCGGCGTCGTGGGCGAGCTCGCCCGCGAGAACACTCTGCGCGACCCGCGCCGTACCGCCGCCACCGCTGTCGCCCTGATGGTCAGCACCGCGCTGGTCTCCGGTCTGGCGGTCATCGAACAGTCCACCCGTCAGGCTCTGGACGCCCAGGCCGCCGCAGGACTGAGCGCCGACTACGTCATCAGCACCCGCGACACCACGACCGCCATCGATGCCGCCGCCATCCGGCGTGTCGCCGACGTGCCCGGTGTACGGACCGCTTCCGCCGTGGCGGATTCCACCATCAGTGCGGGCCCCTACGTCAAGACGATCTCCGGGGCCGACCCGAGGACCGTGGACGACGTGATGAAGCTCCACTTCCTCAGCGGTTCCGCCGAGAGTCTCGGCCCCGGGAGGATCGCCGTCTCCCACAGCTTCGCCCGGGAACACCACGTCACCACCGGCGAGCGGATCGAAGCGCGCATCGGCCCCGGAACCGGCGACCGCGACCGGCCCTACACCGTCGTCGGCGTCTATGAGGACAACCCCACCGCCCAGGACGTCCTCGGCTACCGCACCGAGGTGCAAGAGCACAGCCACCTGCGCGACTCCGTACAGCGCATCCTGGTCCGCACCACCGACGGCGCGGTCTCCAAGGAGCTGGAGAAGCACCTGCGCGCCGCCGTGAACGACAGCCCGCTCCTGAGAGTTCACCACCGCGACCAGCTTGTCCAGGCGCAGGCCGGCGCCGCCGGCGAGTTGATGACCATGGTGTTCGGGCTGCTCGGCATCGGCGTACTGATCTCCGCACTCGGCATGATCAACACTCTCGCCATGTCGGTCTCCGAGCGCACCCGGGAGATCGGGGTCCTGCGCGCCATCGGCATGGACCGCTCCGGCATCCGCCGCATGATCCGACTGGAGGCCGTCTGCGTCGCCGCCTTCGGCACCCTGCTCGGACTGGCCGGCGGGCTGTTCGGAGCGTGGAAGATCAGCGGACTGGCCAACGGCGCGATCCCGCAGTACTCCTTCTCCCTGCCCTGGCCCACCCTCGCTCTCGTGGTCCTGCTCTCCCTCGCCGTCGGCGTGGTAGCGGCCGCTCTGCCCGCCCGACGAGCCGCCGCGCTCACCCCCCTGCGAGCCGTCACCCACGCCTAG
- a CDS encoding beta-ketoacyl-[acyl-carrier-protein] synthase family protein codes for MHRTEVVVTGLGAITPLGADVASTWDALLAGESGIRGGVLSGHEDAGLSGTVAGTMAIDPAELLLPVQARRLDRAQQAALAAAAEAWADAGAPEVDPDRLASAIGTGIGGVRTLLKQDDVLESAGARRVSPRTVPMLMPNAAAALISIEYGARAGVYTPVSACSSGAEAIALGARLIRAGEADVVIAGGTEAAITPITVAGFAQAQALSRHTVEPASASRPFAADRSGFVLGEGAAVVILESAEHAGARGARVHAVLAGAGIAADAHHITAPAADGSGQVSAMRKALAQAGLAPERISHINAHATGTPVGDVAEAHAIGEVFGRATVTAPKAALGHLFGAAGAIEALIAVLSVEHGVIPPTRNLTAAGVDPDVDLDVVAERRDGPQEAVLSNSFGFGGQNVSLVVTSTRHHASRTASTTP; via the coding sequence ATGCACCGGACCGAAGTCGTCGTGACCGGACTCGGCGCGATCACACCGCTCGGGGCAGACGTGGCGTCCACCTGGGACGCCCTGCTTGCCGGCGAGTCCGGCATCCGCGGCGGCGTCCTGAGCGGCCACGAAGATGCCGGCCTTTCCGGCACTGTCGCGGGGACGATGGCGATCGACCCCGCCGAGTTGCTGCTGCCGGTGCAGGCCAGGCGGCTGGACCGCGCGCAGCAGGCGGCCTTGGCCGCGGCGGCCGAAGCCTGGGCCGATGCCGGTGCCCCAGAGGTGGACCCGGACCGGCTCGCATCGGCGATCGGTACGGGCATCGGGGGTGTACGGACGCTGTTGAAGCAAGACGACGTACTGGAGTCGGCCGGGGCGCGGCGCGTCTCGCCGCGTACGGTCCCGATGCTCATGCCCAATGCGGCGGCGGCGTTGATCAGTATCGAATACGGTGCACGGGCCGGGGTCTACACGCCCGTCTCGGCGTGCTCCTCCGGTGCCGAGGCGATCGCCCTGGGGGCCAGGCTCATCCGTGCCGGCGAGGCGGACGTGGTGATCGCGGGGGGAACCGAGGCCGCGATCACCCCGATCACCGTCGCCGGCTTCGCCCAGGCACAAGCACTGTCGCGGCACACCGTCGAACCCGCGTCCGCGTCCCGGCCGTTCGCCGCGGATCGCAGCGGCTTCGTCCTCGGTGAAGGCGCGGCTGTCGTGATACTGGAAAGCGCCGAGCACGCCGGCGCCCGGGGCGCGCGCGTCCACGCGGTGCTCGCCGGCGCCGGCATCGCCGCCGACGCTCACCACATCACCGCGCCCGCTGCCGACGGCTCCGGTCAGGTCTCGGCCATGCGGAAGGCCCTCGCGCAAGCCGGTTTGGCGCCCGAGCGGATCAGCCACATCAACGCCCATGCCACCGGCACTCCGGTGGGCGACGTGGCCGAGGCGCACGCGATCGGGGAGGTCTTCGGCCGCGCCACCGTGACCGCCCCCAAGGCGGCGCTCGGTCATCTCTTCGGCGCCGCCGGTGCGATCGAAGCACTCATCGCCGTCCTCAGCGTGGAGCACGGCGTCATCCCGCCGACCCGTAACCTCACCGCGGCCGGCGTCGATCCCGACGTCGACCTCGACGTCGTCGCAGAGCGACGAGACGGCCCCCAGGAGGCCGTCCTCAGCAATTCCTTCGGCTTCGGTGGGCAGAACGTCTCGCTCGTCGTCACCAGCACACGGCACCACGCGTCCCGTACGGCCTCGACGACACCCTGA
- a CDS encoding phosphotransferase, whose amino-acid sequence MELIAQGRDADVYALDESRVLRRYRHGGPTGLESRLMTHLAACGYPVPRVYEITDTDMVLERLAGPTMMDVLARRPWQVTSLGRELGRLHDRLHALPAPGWLPKRFSTADGDRVLHLDLHPGNVILTERGPVVIDWCNAGAGDPAADVAMTMVTVGSAEVPGLAARLGRGLLLRGMRGGCRTDPAGRMQEAAQAKLDDPNLTPAEAAWLRRHAGGGKGPGVGRTDRSGC is encoded by the coding sequence ATGGAGTTGATCGCGCAGGGCCGGGATGCTGATGTGTACGCCCTGGATGAGTCCAGGGTGCTGCGGCGATACCGGCACGGGGGGCCCACCGGTCTGGAGTCACGCTTGATGACGCACCTGGCGGCATGTGGGTATCCGGTGCCGCGGGTGTACGAGATCACCGACACCGACATGGTTCTCGAGCGGCTGGCCGGGCCGACGATGATGGATGTGCTGGCCCGGCGCCCGTGGCAGGTGACTTCTCTCGGGCGGGAGTTGGGCCGCCTGCACGACCGGTTGCACGCGCTGCCGGCACCGGGGTGGCTGCCCAAGCGGTTCAGCACGGCAGATGGTGACCGGGTGCTGCATCTGGACCTGCACCCGGGCAACGTCATTCTGACCGAGCGGGGCCCGGTAGTGATCGACTGGTGCAATGCGGGCGCTGGTGATCCAGCTGCCGATGTGGCGATGACCATGGTGACCGTGGGCAGCGCGGAGGTGCCGGGGCTCGCCGCCCGCCTCGGGCGGGGGCTGTTGCTGCGCGGCATGCGCGGCGGCTGCCGGACCGACCCGGCGGGACGGATGCAGGAGGCGGCCCAGGCGAAGCTGGACGACCCGAATCTCACGCCTGCGGAGGCGGCGTGGTTGCGGCGGCACGCCGGCGGCGGCAAAGGGCCCGGTGTGGGCCGGACGGATCGGTCGGGCTGCTGA
- the istB gene encoding IS21-like element helper ATPase IstB, translated as MPSEVPLSRSVPSASSTSHMAPLGYALFATRWLQAPLYFGLVAAQGVYVFKFFNELWKLIEHVLGGQADETHVMLAVLKLVDVVMIANLLIMVIVGGYETFVSRIGLQGHRDQPEWLSHVNSNVLKVKLATAIVGISSVHLLQMFVDVHHTPEHDLLWGTLIHMAFIASAAILAYMSGPMASHGARPHEHGPHVPYEPGDQDGGRDGRRGPATLPAVVVPRQPGGDHVAAGAEERIAAAGFPARKRLETFDTGHLRAPDPLVLDRLGGLDFVGRRENVVFLGGPGTGKTHLAVALGVRACEAGRRVLFATAPEWGARLRRAKAADRLAEELAALDAYALIVVDELGYVPFDAESAQLFFQLVSHRYERASLIVTSDRPFGRWAEVFGDAGVATATVDRLAHHAEVVTLEGGSYRTRRLEEAAVAGWADAAVR; from the coding sequence ATGCCGTCGGAGGTGCCGTTGTCCCGCTCCGTCCCGTCCGCCTCGTCCACGTCGCACATGGCGCCGCTCGGGTACGCGCTCTTCGCCACCCGCTGGCTCCAGGCGCCGCTGTACTTCGGCCTCGTCGCCGCGCAGGGGGTCTACGTCTTCAAGTTCTTCAACGAGCTGTGGAAGCTCATCGAGCACGTGCTCGGCGGCCAGGCCGACGAGACGCACGTGATGCTCGCCGTCCTCAAGCTCGTCGACGTGGTGATGATCGCCAACTTGCTGATCATGGTCATCGTCGGCGGGTACGAGACGTTCGTGTCGCGGATCGGCCTGCAGGGCCACCGGGACCAGCCCGAGTGGCTGTCGCACGTCAACTCCAACGTGCTCAAGGTGAAACTGGCGACCGCCATCGTGGGGATCTCCTCGGTGCACCTGCTCCAGATGTTCGTCGACGTGCACCACACGCCCGAGCACGACCTGCTGTGGGGGACGCTCATCCACATGGCGTTCATCGCCTCGGCCGCGATCCTCGCCTACATGTCGGGGCCGATGGCCTCCCACGGGGCCAGGCCGCACGAGCACGGGCCGCACGTGCCGTACGAGCCGGGTGACCAGGACGGCGGCCGGGACGGGCGGCGCGGGCCGGCAACCCTCCCCGCGGTGGTCGTTCCGCGGCAGCCGGGGGGCGACCACGTCGCCGCGGGGGCCGAGGAACGGATCGCGGCCGCGGGATTCCCGGCGCGCAAGCGGCTGGAGACCTTCGACACCGGGCATCTCCGCGCCCCGGACCCGCTCGTCCTCGACCGCCTGGGCGGACTGGACTTCGTGGGGCGCCGGGAGAACGTGGTCTTCCTCGGCGGCCCCGGCACGGGCAAGACGCACCTGGCCGTCGCCCTCGGCGTCAGGGCCTGCGAGGCCGGCCGGCGCGTGCTGTTCGCCACCGCGCCGGAGTGGGGCGCCCGGCTGCGCCGCGCGAAGGCGGCGGACCGGCTGGCCGAGGAGCTGGCCGCGCTGGACGCGTACGCGCTGATCGTCGTCGACGAGCTGGGCTATGTGCCGTTCGACGCCGAGTCCGCCCAGCTGTTCTTCCAGCTGGTCTCGCACCGCTACGAGCGGGCCTCGCTGATCGTCACCAGCGACCGGCCCTTCGGGCGGTGGGCGGAGGTCTTCGGCGACGCCGGCGTCGCCACCGCGACCGTGGACCGCCTCGCACACCACGCCGAGGTCGTGACGCTGGAGGGCGGAAGCTACCGCACGCGCCGCCTGGAGGAGGCCGCGGTCGCGGGCTGGGCGGACGCCGCCGTGCGGTAG